The following are from one region of the Candidatus Rokuibacteriota bacterium genome:
- the nudC gene encoding NAD(+) diphosphatase, with amino-acid sequence MTTPLSVYLPFNREVLGADFEPAKRGGGPPEGRGLWLLVQDQQLVVVPAGDALRLPEGALPAGLESAVKEPFWLGTLRGAPCFTAELPKDAALPEGLKRETLVPMRGTKLPDDLLSLGGMAMQALWWQSTSGFCPRCGEPTTRIEGEWGKRCPRCHYEHYPHLHPAVIIMVRDGGRVLLARKAEWAPGRYALVAGFVDNGESLEGCVAREVKEEVGVDVKDIHYVGSQNWPFPSQIMLGFVATYAGGEIRVDHSELEDARWFPGDALPHRPSRHSIAGFIMEHYANPAAP; translated from the coding sequence GTGACGACACCGCTGTCCGTCTACCTGCCCTTCAACCGCGAGGTGCTGGGCGCCGACTTCGAGCCCGCCAAGCGCGGCGGCGGCCCGCCCGAGGGGCGCGGGCTCTGGCTGCTCGTCCAGGACCAGCAGCTGGTCGTCGTGCCCGCCGGCGACGCGCTCCGCCTGCCCGAGGGCGCCCTGCCGGCCGGGCTCGAATCGGCGGTCAAGGAGCCGTTCTGGCTCGGCACGCTGCGGGGCGCGCCCTGCTTCACCGCCGAGCTCCCGAAGGACGCCGCCCTTCCGGAGGGCTTGAAGCGCGAGACGCTCGTCCCCATGCGCGGCACGAAGCTGCCGGACGACCTCCTATCCCTGGGCGGCATGGCCATGCAGGCGCTGTGGTGGCAGAGCACGAGCGGCTTCTGCCCCCGCTGCGGCGAGCCGACCACGCGCATCGAGGGGGAATGGGGCAAGCGCTGCCCGCGCTGCCACTACGAGCACTACCCGCACCTGCACCCGGCGGTCATCATCATGGTGCGCGACGGGGGCCGCGTGCTGCTCGCGCGCAAGGCCGAATGGGCGCCCGGCCGCTACGCGCTGGTCGCGGGCTTCGTGGACAACGGCGAGTCCCTCGAGGGCTGCGTGGCGCGCGAAGTCAAAGAAGAGGTCGGCGTGGACGTGAAGGACATCCACTACGTCGGCAGCCAGAACTGGCCCTTCCCGAGCCAGATCATGCTGGGCTTCGTCGCGACGTACGCCGGCGGCGAGATCCGCGTGGACCACTCGGAGCTGGAAGACGCGCGCTGGTTCCCCGGCGACGCTCTGCCCCACCGTCCCTCCCGCCACAGCATCGCGGGCTTCATCATGGAACACTACGCCAACCCCGCGGCGCCATGA
- a CDS encoding RidA family protein: MSIQRLQPGKRLSAAVVHGDTIYIAGQIAGDAATDVKGQIQQILKKFDDLLAAAGSSKSKLLSATIWLADMRYFDDMNSVWDAWMDPANPPARATVEARLAAPKYFVEIAGVAAK; this comes from the coding sequence GTGAGCATCCAGCGGCTACAGCCCGGCAAGCGCCTGAGCGCCGCCGTCGTCCACGGCGACACCATCTACATCGCCGGCCAGATTGCCGGTGACGCCGCGACGGACGTCAAGGGCCAGATCCAGCAGATCCTCAAGAAGTTCGACGACCTCCTGGCCGCGGCGGGCAGCAGTAAGTCCAAGCTGCTCTCGGCCACCATCTGGCTCGCCGACATGCGTTACTTCGACGACATGAACAGCGTGTGGGACGCCTGGATGGACCCGGCGAACCCGCCCGCGCGCGCGACGGTCGAAGCGAGGCTGGCCGCGCCGAAGTACTTCGTCGAGATCGCGGGCGTCGCCGCGAAGTAA
- a CDS encoding plasmid stabilization protein, which translates to MATIIIRNLDDEVAERLRLQARLRGVSVEQEARRVLADGTRVSRAEIAARAAAIRARQRPHRSSGVDSIREDRAR; encoded by the coding sequence ATGGCGACGATCATCATCCGGAATCTCGATGACGAGGTGGCCGAGCGGCTGCGGCTGCAGGCCCGCCTTCGCGGCGTATCGGTCGAGCAGGAGGCGCGGCGAGTCCTCGCCGACGGCACGCGGGTGAGCCGGGCGGAGATTGCCGCGCGGGCTGCGGCCATTCGCGCCCGCCAACGCCCCCACCGCTCCAGCGGAGTGGATTCGATCCGGGAAGACCGGGCGCGATGA
- a CDS encoding type II toxin-antitoxin system VapC family toxin, whose product MTPRRAARAPARRVRERGSRYTSAISEPIVVDASIAFLWFANEPDRSGADKLLESDSTLLAPDLMAVEATNAWWKKLRRHEMERADVEQAITNLLALGIAWTPSAMLLPSAARLAVELGHPVYDCLYLALAVSHAAPIATADKRLQQAAGRIGVRVKT is encoded by the coding sequence ATGACGCCACGCCGGGCCGCGAGAGCGCCCGCCCGACGCGTGCGCGAGCGCGGCTCGCGATACACTTCGGCGATCTCGGAGCCCATCGTCGTCGACGCCTCGATCGCGTTTCTGTGGTTCGCCAACGAGCCGGACAGGTCCGGAGCCGACAAGCTGCTCGAAAGCGACTCTACCCTGCTCGCTCCCGACCTGATGGCCGTCGAGGCGACCAACGCCTGGTGGAAGAAGCTCCGTCGTCATGAGATGGAGCGGGCGGACGTCGAGCAGGCCATCACGAATTTGCTTGCCCTGGGAATCGCCTGGACGCCTTCGGCGATGCTCCTTCCGTCTGCCGCTCGACTGGCCGTCGAGCTCGGGCATCCGGTCTATGACTGCCTCTACCTCGCGCTCGCTGTGTCGCACGCCGCCCCTATCGCGACTGCCGACAAGCGACTTCAGCAGGCGGCGGGGCGAATCGGCGTCCGGGTCAAGACCTGA
- a CDS encoding LLM class F420-dependent oxidoreductase: MTTIRFGFSVQGRGALADREGLGTLARRADALGYDSIFVSDRMLIPVASTSGYPYSPTGAFPLGPDEPWLEALTAVTWLATITQRIHVGTSVLIIPYRNPVFTARALATADYLSGGRVILGAGIGWWREEFEAVGVPFAERAARTVESLRIMKEIWTKPRVAFEGRFWRIAEAGGVRPHPAQRPHIPIWIGGHSEAALRRVVAIGDGWHPLGLRPPVALYPPEMAAAVRHLRDLAVAAKRDPREITITFKGPVKLDPAAPKDRVPLTGSPAQIAEDLSAYVLAGVEHFVLDFSVPTVPEMLDVLERFAADVRPKVGR, from the coding sequence ATGACGACGATACGCTTCGGTTTCTCGGTCCAGGGTCGCGGCGCGCTGGCGGATCGCGAGGGCCTGGGCACGCTGGCCCGGCGCGCCGACGCGCTCGGCTACGATTCGATCTTCGTCAGCGACCGGATGCTGATTCCCGTCGCGAGCACGTCGGGCTATCCGTACTCGCCGACAGGCGCCTTCCCGCTGGGGCCCGACGAGCCGTGGCTCGAGGCGCTCACGGCGGTGACGTGGCTCGCCACCATCACCCAACGCATCCACGTCGGCACGAGCGTGCTGATCATCCCGTACCGGAACCCGGTGTTCACGGCCCGGGCGTTGGCGACGGCGGACTACCTCTCGGGCGGGCGCGTGATCCTTGGGGCCGGCATCGGTTGGTGGCGGGAGGAGTTCGAGGCCGTGGGCGTGCCGTTCGCGGAGCGCGCGGCGCGCACCGTCGAGAGCCTGCGGATCATGAAGGAGATCTGGACCAAGCCGCGCGTCGCCTTCGAGGGACGATTCTGGCGCATCGCCGAGGCCGGCGGAGTCCGGCCGCACCCGGCGCAGCGCCCGCACATTCCCATCTGGATCGGCGGCCACAGCGAGGCCGCGCTCAGGCGCGTCGTGGCCATCGGCGACGGCTGGCACCCGCTGGGGCTCCGCCCGCCGGTCGCGCTTTACCCGCCGGAGATGGCGGCCGCCGTGCGCCACCTTCGGGATCTCGCGGTCGCCGCCAAGCGCGACCCGCGCGAGATCACCATCACCTTCAAGGGACCCGTGAAGCTCGACCCCGCGGCCCCGAAGGACCGCGTGCCGCTGACCGGCTCGCCGGCCCAGATCGCCGAGGATCTGTCGGCCTACGTCCTAGCCGGGGTCGAGCACTTCGTCCTCGACTTCTCGGTGCCCACTGTGCCCGAAATGCTCGACGTCCTCGAGCGCTTCGCGGCCGATGTCCGGCCGAAGGTCGGGCGCTGA
- a CDS encoding carbohydrate ABC transporter permease — translation MRQVGARLGPVCLYLGALGLCAQAILPLLWMLSTSLKPPREVLATPPTLIPAAPTLENFARLLTQTAFVTYFLNSMVVSGLTVLLTMAVGAAGAYSLTRFPFPGRESIARLILCTYMFAPIMIVVPIYILARRLGIVDTHTALVLSYSSFCLPFSLWLLRAFFQSIPIELEEAAQVDGAGRPRALIYIVAPLALPGLIATSIFTFTLAWNDYIFTRILIVSDELKTLPVGVQDLFSAAVVDWGLVMAAGMLITIPALAFFMAVQRHLVAGWGTGGLKG, via the coding sequence GTGAGGCAGGTCGGCGCCCGCCTCGGCCCGGTATGTCTCTACCTCGGTGCCCTGGGGCTCTGCGCCCAGGCTATCCTGCCGCTGCTCTGGATGCTCTCGACCTCGCTCAAGCCGCCGCGGGAAGTTCTCGCGACCCCGCCGACACTCATCCCTGCGGCGCCCACGCTCGAGAACTTCGCCCGGCTGCTGACCCAGACGGCCTTCGTCACGTACTTCCTCAACAGCATGGTCGTGTCCGGCCTGACCGTGCTGCTCACGATGGCGGTGGGCGCCGCCGGCGCCTACAGCCTCACGCGCTTTCCTTTCCCGGGGCGCGAGAGCATCGCCCGCCTGATCCTCTGCACCTACATGTTCGCGCCGATCATGATCGTGGTGCCGATCTACATTCTCGCGCGCCGGCTCGGGATCGTGGACACGCATACCGCGCTGGTGCTCTCCTACTCCTCCTTCTGCCTGCCATTCTCGCTGTGGCTGCTCCGCGCCTTCTTCCAGTCCATCCCGATCGAGCTGGAGGAGGCGGCGCAGGTGGACGGCGCCGGGCGGCCGCGCGCGCTCATCTACATCGTCGCCCCCCTGGCGCTGCCGGGGCTCATCGCGACGTCGATCTTCACCTTCACGTTGGCCTGGAACGACTACATCTTCACGCGAATCCTGATCGTGTCCGACGAGCTAAAGACGCTGCCCGTCGGCGTCCAGGACCTCTTCTCCGCCGCCGTCGTGGACTGGGGGCTCGTCATGGCGGCCGGCATGCTGATCACCATCCCCGCGCTTGCCTTCTTCATGGCGGTGCAGCGCCATCTGGTGGCGGGTTGGGGAACGGGAGGACTCAAAGGATGA
- a CDS encoding sugar ABC transporter permease produces the protein MPSFADAAAPGAPGVPARPRRRLSPALLGLCGILPALVLIGVLILYPVAYAIWLSFFDKHSFFPAERWVGLGNYARLLRDPEFWDSLWKGTVYAAGTTALQLVFGLASALLLHRAFRGRTVVRALVLFPYMIPTIVAVIVWRWLLNETFGLVDYVLVAWGLARQPIAWLGVDHIMTSLIAMSVWQFAPFVTLSVLARLQTIPLELYEAARVDGASAWARFRFITLPQVRAVMFVVILLRGIWMFTKFDTVWLWGEGAGAGAEIRTLPIYTFMRTFTYYQAGFGAALSVVMFLMLMAATGLYFRLFWRDEEKA, from the coding sequence GTGCCAAGCTTTGCCGACGCGGCCGCGCCGGGCGCCCCCGGGGTCCCGGCGCGGCCGCGCCGCCGACTGTCCCCCGCGCTCCTGGGGCTCTGCGGCATTCTCCCCGCCCTCGTTCTGATCGGCGTCCTCATCCTCTACCCCGTCGCCTACGCGATCTGGCTCTCCTTCTTCGACAAGCATTCGTTCTTCCCGGCCGAGCGATGGGTCGGCCTCGGCAACTACGCGCGCCTGCTCCGCGACCCGGAGTTCTGGGACAGCCTCTGGAAGGGGACCGTCTACGCGGCCGGCACGACCGCGCTGCAGCTCGTTTTCGGATTAGCCTCTGCGCTCCTGCTCCACCGGGCCTTTCGCGGCCGGACGGTGGTGCGCGCCCTCGTGCTCTTTCCCTACATGATCCCCACCATCGTCGCGGTCATCGTCTGGCGGTGGCTGCTCAACGAGACCTTCGGGCTCGTGGACTACGTGCTCGTCGCCTGGGGGCTCGCGCGGCAGCCCATCGCCTGGCTGGGCGTGGACCATATCATGACGTCGCTCATCGCCATGAGCGTCTGGCAGTTCGCGCCTTTCGTGACGCTCTCCGTGCTGGCGCGGCTGCAGACCATCCCGCTCGAGCTCTACGAGGCCGCGCGGGTAGACGGCGCCTCGGCGTGGGCCCGGTTCCGTTTCATCACGCTGCCCCAGGTCCGGGCCGTGATGTTCGTCGTCATCCTGCTGCGCGGGATCTGGATGTTCACGAAGTTCGACACGGTGTGGCTGTGGGGCGAGGGCGCAGGCGCCGGGGCCGAGATCCGGACCCTGCCGATCTACACCTTCATGCGGACGTTCACGTACTACCAGGCGGGCTTCGGCGCGGCGCTGTCGGTCGTCATGTTCCTCATGCTGATGGCGGCGACGGGGCTCTACTTCCGGCTCTTCTGGCGTGACGAGGAGAAGGCGTGA
- a CDS encoding sugar ABC transporter substrate-binding protein gives MSTRLLAAAVTAALLFLTSSAHAADKKVIRLWQTETEPQTMAVLNQIAAAYEKTHPDVSIKIEGLAWGDLEKKLTAALAAGAPPDATHGQPITCVSFAAKGLLRPVEDLADSLGKDNIVDAFRDLCRWQGRTYGVGHSPASSVFVYRKDLLAQKGLKVPKTWDELIQVSEALRETKDGQVVRYGLTMTGAPLFINIGIGELLKTNGGRLFDEQGRPTLTSRQVIELLDFYKKLNGVLPPGWTGHGYLDTFANLANGKAAMLYQAYGRGVGYIEKYAPKELADSDHYAVADKVVGPSGKSPAAQLDCEPWMVFKDAKGGAEAVDFLKFFFRDENYIPYLHSVPIHLLSIKKSTYKNPKYADNATIAKWRPWVDMQEKYFRNDWIKPVLVTDWSDMQKPYLLEVMGSGILVDMVFDSVKGMPSAEAAAKAQKRVEELLVQGGYLKK, from the coding sequence ATGAGTACGCGCTTGCTGGCCGCCGCCGTCACCGCCGCCCTGCTGTTCCTCACCAGCTCCGCCCATGCCGCCGACAAGAAGGTGATCCGCCTCTGGCAGACGGAGACGGAGCCCCAGACCATGGCGGTCCTCAACCAGATCGCCGCGGCGTACGAGAAGACGCATCCGGACGTGTCGATCAAGATCGAGGGGCTCGCCTGGGGGGATCTCGAGAAAAAGCTCACCGCCGCGCTCGCCGCGGGAGCGCCGCCGGACGCCACCCACGGCCAGCCCATCACCTGTGTGTCCTTCGCGGCCAAGGGGCTGCTGCGCCCGGTCGAGGACTTGGCCGATTCGCTCGGCAAGGACAACATCGTGGACGCCTTCCGCGACCTCTGCCGCTGGCAGGGGCGGACCTACGGCGTCGGTCACTCCCCGGCGTCCTCTGTCTTCGTCTACCGCAAGGATCTGCTCGCTCAGAAGGGCCTCAAGGTGCCGAAGACCTGGGACGAGCTGATCCAGGTGTCTGAGGCGCTCAGGGAGACCAAGGACGGCCAGGTCGTCCGCTACGGGCTCACGATGACCGGCGCGCCGCTCTTCATTAATATCGGCATCGGCGAGCTGCTGAAGACGAACGGCGGCCGGCTCTTCGACGAGCAGGGGCGGCCGACGCTCACCTCCAGGCAGGTGATCGAGCTGCTGGACTTCTACAAGAAGCTCAACGGCGTGCTGCCGCCCGGCTGGACGGGCCACGGCTACCTCGACACCTTCGCCAACCTCGCCAACGGCAAGGCGGCGATGCTGTACCAGGCCTACGGCCGCGGCGTCGGCTACATCGAGAAGTACGCGCCCAAGGAGCTCGCCGACTCCGACCACTACGCTGTCGCGGACAAGGTGGTCGGTCCGTCGGGGAAGTCGCCGGCGGCGCAGCTCGACTGCGAGCCCTGGATGGTCTTCAAGGACGCCAAGGGCGGCGCTGAGGCCGTCGATTTCCTCAAGTTCTTCTTCAGGGACGAGAACTACATCCCGTACCTGCACTCGGTGCCCATCCACCTGCTCTCCATCAAGAAGTCCACGTACAAGAACCCGAAGTATGCCGACAACGCGACCATCGCCAAGTGGCGGCCATGGGTGGACATGCAGGAGAAGTACTTCCGCAACGATTGGATCAAGCCCGTGCTCGTGACCGACTGGAGCGACATGCAGAAGCCCTACCTGCTGGAAGTCATGGGCTCCGGCATCCTCGTGGACATGGTGTTCGACTCCGTCAAGGGCATGCCTTCGGCGGAGGCGGCCGCCAAGGCGCAGAAGCGCGTCGAGGAGCTGCTGGTCCAGGGCGGCTACCTGAAGAAGTAG
- a CDS encoding radical SAM protein, giving the protein MPKLMIIQATGYRFRDLRVPYKLRKRKLVGAVLPHLAALAPKEWEVTLVDDATQDVDYDADVDVVAITIRTVTSLRGYEIAARFRDRKIPVVMGGPHATFYAAEVAEHADAVCIGEAEEVFPAMLEDAAAGRLKKTYQAERPALLAGLPAPRWDLLDPRKYVFYRPFVIQYSRGCPYTCGFCAERRLNGDYGYRYRPTEDVVEDIKRCGSRHIFFAASQFAGNKAHAMELMEALIPLKVRWSTLVSAHFCLDEKFMDLAKRSGLLHVNMGVESIDQKTLHAMNKDSNRVRQYGDVIHNLTSRDISYSLNFVFGSDEEEEDVFRTTLEFLFEHKAQTAYFNILVPLRGTSVYEQLKTEGRLIDEENMERWPELSCHFKPLRYTPEELVHRVGKIRRDFYTLGSAARRLPVPYKEAHFASWNLHFLQRKVATHLDSMRDFTEF; this is encoded by the coding sequence ATGCCGAAGCTGATGATCATCCAGGCGACCGGTTATCGTTTCCGTGATCTCCGGGTCCCCTACAAGCTTCGCAAGCGAAAGCTCGTAGGCGCCGTGCTGCCCCACCTTGCGGCGCTTGCGCCGAAGGAGTGGGAGGTGACGCTGGTCGACGACGCGACGCAGGACGTGGACTACGACGCCGACGTGGACGTGGTCGCGATCACCATCAGGACAGTGACCTCTCTGCGGGGATACGAGATCGCCGCCAGGTTCAGGGACAGGAAGATTCCCGTGGTGATGGGCGGGCCCCATGCGACGTTCTATGCGGCGGAGGTCGCGGAGCATGCCGACGCGGTGTGCATCGGTGAAGCCGAAGAGGTCTTCCCCGCCATGCTGGAGGACGCCGCGGCGGGCCGATTGAAGAAAACCTATCAGGCGGAACGCCCCGCGCTTCTCGCCGGCCTGCCGGCCCCCCGCTGGGATCTGCTCGACCCTCGCAAGTACGTCTTCTACAGGCCCTTCGTCATCCAGTACTCACGCGGCTGTCCTTACACGTGCGGCTTCTGCGCCGAGAGGCGCCTGAACGGGGACTATGGCTACCGGTATCGGCCCACGGAGGATGTGGTCGAGGACATCAAGCGATGCGGCAGCAGGCACATCTTCTTCGCGGCCAGCCAGTTCGCCGGCAACAAGGCCCACGCGATGGAGCTGATGGAAGCCCTCATTCCGCTCAAGGTGCGCTGGTCCACCCTGGTGTCCGCCCACTTCTGCCTCGACGAGAAATTCATGGACCTCGCCAAGAGGTCGGGCCTCCTGCACGTCAACATGGGGGTGGAAAGCATCGACCAGAAGACCCTGCACGCCATGAACAAGGACTCCAACAGGGTCAGGCAGTACGGGGACGTGATTCACAATCTGACCAGCCGCGACATCAGCTATTCGCTGAACTTCGTCTTCGGCTCGGACGAGGAGGAGGAGGACGTGTTTCGCACGACGCTCGAGTTCCTGTTCGAGCACAAGGCCCAGACGGCCTACTTCAACATCCTGGTTCCCCTTCGCGGCACGTCGGTGTACGAGCAGCTCAAGACGGAGGGCCGCCTCATCGACGAGGAGAACATGGAGAGATGGCCCGAGCTCTCCTGCCACTTCAAGCCGCTCCGCTACACTCCGGAGGAGTTGGTTCACCGGGTCGGGAAGATCCGGCGGGACTTCTATACGCTTGGCTCGGCCGCCAGGCGGCTGCCCGTGCCCTACAAGGAGGCCCACTTCGCGTCCTGGAACCTGCACTTCCTCCAGCGGAAGGTGGCCACTCACCTGGACTCGATGCGGGACTTCACGGAATTCTAG
- a CDS encoding D-2-hydroxyacid dehydrogenase, whose protein sequence is MASDGRAALNVLVTMRFNEGQLERLRAVSPRLRVTCEDAQTADYSRADILYAGMPPRDLARAPGLKWVQLHLAGVNALYDHPIYRDTAIPLTTTSGVHAATIAEYAITMLLALAHRVPRMVDWQARGAWPPDEERWPLFVPTEVRGATLGIIGYGSIGRELARIAKAAFGMAVLACKRDPSRRADSGYFLPGTGDPEGALPDEWFPPERVVELLARSDAVVMCAPLTPETHRMIGAGELHVMKRSAFFINVGRGATVDEDALARALGEQRIAGAAIDVFEQEPPPAGHPLYALGNVILSPHVSGFIPSYDEKCSELFADNLRRYLEGGALLNLVDRARGY, encoded by the coding sequence TTGGCGTCGGACGGTCGGGCCGCGCTGAACGTGCTCGTGACGATGCGCTTCAACGAGGGCCAGCTGGAGCGGCTTCGCGCGGTCTCGCCGCGGCTCCGCGTGACCTGCGAGGACGCGCAGACGGCCGACTACTCCCGCGCCGACATCCTGTACGCGGGGATGCCGCCGCGCGACCTCGCGCGCGCGCCCGGCCTCAAGTGGGTGCAGCTCCACCTGGCCGGAGTGAATGCCCTCTACGATCATCCCATCTACCGGGACACGGCCATCCCCCTGACCACGACGAGCGGCGTGCACGCGGCGACGATCGCCGAGTACGCCATCACCATGCTCCTCGCCCTGGCGCACCGGGTGCCCCGGATGGTCGATTGGCAGGCCAGGGGCGCCTGGCCGCCGGACGAAGAGCGCTGGCCCCTGTTCGTGCCGACGGAGGTGCGCGGAGCGACGCTCGGCATCATCGGCTATGGGAGCATCGGGCGCGAGCTCGCCCGCATCGCGAAGGCGGCGTTCGGGATGGCGGTGCTCGCCTGCAAGCGCGACCCGTCGCGCCGGGCGGACTCCGGCTATTTCCTGCCCGGCACCGGTGATCCGGAAGGTGCGCTGCCGGACGAATGGTTCCCTCCCGAGCGAGTGGTGGAGCTCCTCGCCAGGTCGGACGCCGTCGTGATGTGCGCGCCGCTCACACCGGAGACGCATCGCATGATCGGCGCCGGCGAGCTGCACGTCATGAAGCGCTCGGCCTTCTTCATCAATGTCGGGCGGGGGGCGACGGTGGACGAGGACGCGCTGGCCCGGGCGCTCGGCGAGCAGCGCATCGCGGGGGCGGCGATCGACGTCTTCGAGCAGGAGCCGCCCCCCGCCGGGCACCCGCTCTACGCGCTCGGCAACGTGATCCTGTCACCGCACGTGTCGGGCTTCATCCCGAGCTACGACGAGAAGTGCTCGGAGCTCTTCGCGGACAACCTCCGGCGCTACCTCGAGGGCGGGGCGCTCCTGAACCTGGTCGACCGCGCCAGGGGTTACTAG
- a CDS encoding phosphotransferase, whose product MTTETTLTSDTIPVRETHRFDLGALERYLSGRIPGFAGPLRVSQFQGGQSNPTYRLSAAGHEYVLRRKPPGKLLPSAHAVDREYRILTTLGRTDVPVPKTYLLCEDPEVIGTVFYVMDWIEGRIMVDPLVPGCTPAERAAIYDSMNDVMARLHRADWKALGLEDFGRPGSYFTRQLKRWTQQYRASETERIEAMEQLMAWLPEHIPADDETTIVHGDFRLGNSIIHPTEPRIVAVLDWELATLGHPLADLAYNAMPYHLKPDILGGVLGEDLRALGIPTEEEYLAAYCRRTGRTSLPDWSFYVAFSMFRLSAIAQGIMGRVLAGTANDANARARGERARPMAEAGWAIVESRG is encoded by the coding sequence ATGACCACAGAGACCACGCTGACATCCGACACGATCCCGGTGCGGGAGACGCACCGCTTCGACCTGGGCGCGCTCGAGCGCTATCTCTCCGGACGCATCCCGGGCTTCGCGGGGCCGCTCCGCGTCAGCCAGTTCCAGGGCGGCCAGTCCAACCCGACCTACCGGCTCTCCGCCGCCGGCCACGAGTACGTGCTCCGGCGCAAGCCGCCGGGCAAGCTCCTGCCGTCGGCTCACGCCGTCGATCGCGAGTACCGCATCCTGACGACGCTCGGCCGCACCGACGTGCCCGTGCCGAAAACCTACCTTCTATGCGAGGACCCCGAGGTCATCGGCACGGTCTTCTACGTCATGGACTGGATCGAGGGGCGCATCATGGTCGACCCGCTCGTGCCTGGGTGCACGCCGGCCGAGCGCGCCGCGATTTACGATTCGATGAACGACGTCATGGCGCGGCTCCACAGGGCGGACTGGAAGGCGCTGGGCCTCGAGGACTTCGGCAGGCCGGGCAGCTACTTCACGCGGCAGTTGAAGCGCTGGACGCAGCAGTACCGCGCATCCGAGACGGAGCGCATCGAAGCGATGGAGCAGCTGATGGCGTGGCTGCCCGAGCACATCCCGGCCGACGACGAGACGACCATCGTTCACGGCGACTTCCGCCTGGGCAATTCCATCATCCACCCGACAGAGCCGCGCATCGTCGCCGTCCTCGACTGGGAGCTTGCGACTCTCGGCCACCCGCTGGCCGACCTCGCCTACAACGCCATGCCGTATCACCTGAAGCCCGACATCCTGGGCGGCGTCCTCGGCGAGGACCTGCGCGCACTCGGCATCCCGACGGAGGAGGAGTACCTCGCCGCCTACTGCCGCCGCACGGGGCGCACGAGCCTCCCGGACTGGAGCTTTTACGTCGCCTTCTCCATGTTCAGGCTCTCCGCCATCGCGCAGGGAATCATGGGGCGAGTGCTGGCGGGCACGGCCAACGACGCCAACGCGCGCGCGCGCGGCGAGCGGGCGCGCCCGATGGCCGAGGCCGGCTGGGCGATCGTCGAGTCTCGCGGCTAG
- a CDS encoding MFS transporter, with translation MPWPAGLRAFRHRDFRLFWSGQLVSLVGTWMQSVGQVWIVLELTGSPFKLGVISALQFGPMLFFSLLAGALADRVRKRRLLLLTQGALMLQALALAALDWTGQIQFWHVAVLAAFYGVANTLDLPARQSFVGELVGKGDLMNAIALNATVFNGARVVGPAVAGLLIARYGVAPAFLLNGLSFLGVLVALAAIRNEGAPRPRAAATLGQEILQGVRYAAATPLIGLILGLLLVVSLFVLNFNVLVPLVARDVLHEGARGFGLLMASLGLGAVAGALVLAAMTRARPPLVLIVAAALVTAAGLLGLGAVRHFWVAAAALAVMGFAQIFFMASCNTTVQVTAPDHLRGRVMSLYAMVFVGVHPFGALLAGGMAEKWGVGAACLWGGVTGLCLVLALALLWRRRGV, from the coding sequence ATGCCCTGGCCCGCCGGGCTCCGCGCGTTCCGCCACCGAGATTTCCGCCTCTTTTGGTCCGGTCAGCTCGTCTCCCTCGTCGGCACCTGGATGCAGAGCGTGGGGCAGGTCTGGATCGTGCTCGAGCTGACGGGCTCGCCGTTCAAGCTGGGTGTGATCAGCGCGCTGCAGTTCGGCCCGATGCTGTTTTTCTCCCTCCTCGCAGGCGCGCTCGCCGACCGCGTTCGCAAGCGGCGCCTCCTTCTGCTGACGCAGGGCGCGCTCATGCTCCAGGCCCTGGCCCTGGCCGCGCTCGACTGGACGGGGCAGATCCAGTTCTGGCACGTCGCCGTGCTGGCCGCGTTCTACGGGGTCGCCAACACGCTCGACCTGCCGGCCCGGCAGTCCTTCGTCGGGGAGCTCGTGGGCAAGGGCGATCTCATGAACGCCATCGCCCTCAACGCCACCGTCTTCAACGGCGCGCGCGTCGTGGGCCCCGCCGTCGCGGGCCTGCTCATCGCGCGGTACGGCGTCGCGCCGGCCTTCCTCCTGAACGGGCTGAGCTTCCTCGGGGTGCTGGTGGCGCTCGCCGCTATCCGCAACGAGGGGGCGCCGCGTCCCCGCGCGGCCGCCACGCTGGGCCAGGAGATCCTCCAGGGCGTGCGGTACGCGGCCGCCACGCCGCTCATCGGGCTCATCCTGGGTTTGCTCCTCGTCGTGAGCCTCTTCGTCCTCAACTTCAACGTCCTCGTGCCGCTCGTGGCCCGCGACGTGCTGCACGAGGGCGCGCGCGGCTTCGGCCTCCTCATGGCTTCACTCGGCTTAGGCGCCGTGGCAGGGGCGCTCGTCCTGGCCGCGATGACCCGAGCACGACCGCCGCTCGTTCTCATCGTCGCGGCGGCCCTCGTGACCGCGGCAGGGCTGCTCGGCCTGGGAGCCGTGCGGCACTTCTGGGTCGCGGCAGCGGCGCTGGCCGTCATGGGTTTCGCCCAGATCTTCTTCATGGCGAGCTGCAACACCACGGTGCAGGTGACGGCGCCCGATCATCTCCGGGGGCGGGTGATGAGCCTCTACGCGATGGTCTTCGTGGGCGTGCACCCTTTCGGCGCGCTGCTCGCGGGCGGAATGGCGGAGAAGTGGGGTGTGGGCGCGGCCTGTCTCTGGGGCGGCGTCACGGGGCTCTGCCTCGTGCTGGCGCTCGCGCTCCTCTGGCGGCGGCGCGGGGTATAA